Proteins encoded together in one Apus apus isolate bApuApu2 chromosome Z, bApuApu2.pri.cur, whole genome shotgun sequence window:
- the MBLAC2 gene encoding acyl-coenzyme A thioesterase MBLAC2, which yields MSALEWFAHKPLGGGIFWIQERFYDSGNRANIWLVRGSQRDVVIDAGLGLRSLPDYLRAAGLLAPAADEEEEEAAGPRPLLAVATHVHFDHSGGLQHFEEVAVHSAEAAALLRGDNYEAVTWLWEREVARPPRPGWRARQFRVPPVRPTRLLQEGDVISLGDRDLTVMHMPGHSRGSICLHDKDRKILFSGDVVYDGSMIDWLPYSKITDYVASCQRLMELVDRGLVEKVLPGHFNIFGAERLYRLASNYIAQAGFCHKVSTCAMRSIASIALRITNPRVTS from the exons ATGTCGGCGTTGGAGTGGTTCGCGCATAAACCTTTGGGCGGTGGGATCTTCTGGATCCAAGAGCGGTTCTACGACTCGGGCAACCGGGCCAACATTTGGCTGGTGAGGGGCTCGCAGCGAGACGTGGTTATCgacgcggggctggggctgcgcaGCCTGCCCGACTACCTGCGGGCCGCGGGGCTGCTGGCGCCGGCGGCggacgaggaggaggaggaggcggcggggccgcggccgcTGCTGGCCGTGGCGACCCACGTCCACTTCGACCACTCGGGCGGGCTGCAGCACTTCGAGGAGGTGGCGGTGCACAGCGCCGAGGCGGCCGCCCTGCTGCGGGGGGACAACTACGAGGCGGTGACCTGGCTGTGGGAGCGGGAGGTGGCGCGGCCGCCGCGGCCCGGCTGGCGGGCCCGGCAGTTCCGCGTCCCGCCCGTGCGGCCCACCCGCCTGCTGCAGGAGG GGGATGTGATCAGCCTTGGAGACCGAGACCTTACTGTCATGCACATGCCTGGTCATTCAAGGGGCAGTATTTGCTTACATGACAAAGACCGGAAGATTCTGTTCAGCGGAGACGTGGTGTACGACGGATCCATGATTGACTGGCTTCCCTACAGCAAGATCACTGACTACGTTGCAAGCTGCCAGCGCCTCATGGAGCTAGTGGACAGAGGCCTCGTGGAGAAGGTCCTGCCTGGGCACTTCAACATATTTGGGGCAGAAAGGCTGTATCGGTTAGCTTCCAACTACATTGCACAAGCTGGATTTTGTCACAAGGTTTCTACTTGTGCCATGAGATCCATTGCGAGCATAGCACTCCGTATCACCAATCCCAGGGTCACTTCTTAG
- the POLR3G gene encoding DNA-directed RNA polymerase III subunit RPC7, with amino-acid sequence MAGSGRGRGRAAFTFNVEAIGFDKGAALPDVVCKPPPPFPSTDNKPVPLKTGEDEDYMLALKQDFRGTMKRMPYFLAVEEEREAIERYSKKYQDSEKEYAAWTPDWRRLPREMKPKKKTKKGAKPKKAKSSEPKSNLDVLKKIEELEKKDDEEEKSEDEKDKTNDKEDEDDEEAEEPEEYDEEEHEEENDYISSYFEDGDDFGAGSDDNMDEATY; translated from the exons ATGGCCGGGtcaggcagaggaagaggacGAGCTGCATTTACCTTCAATGTTGAGGCTATTGGCTTTGATAAAGGTGCAGCTCTCCCTGATGTCGTGTGTAAGCCTCCACCACCATTTCCT AGTACAGACAATAAGCCAGTGCCTCTGAAAACAGGAGAAGATGAAGATTATATGTTGGCCTTAAAACAAGACTTTAGAGGAACTATGAAAAGAATGCCGTATTTTTTGGCAGTAGAAGAAGAGCGTGAAG CAATTGAGAGGTACAGTAAAAAGTACCAGGACAGTGAAAAGGAGTATGCAGCATGGACTCCAG ATTGGAGAAGACTCCCAAGAGAGATGAAGCCaaagaaaaagaccaaaaaag gtgcaaaaccaaaaaaggcaaaaagctctGAGCCTAAAAGTAATCTGGATGTGTTGAAAAAAATTGAG GAGTTGGAAAAGAAGgatgatgaagaagaaaaatctgaagatgagaaagacaaaacaaatgacaaagaagatgaagatgatgaagaagcagaagaaccAGAGGAATATGACGAAGAGGAGCATGAAGAG gAAAATGACTAcatttcttcatattttgaaGATGGGGATGACTTTGGTGCTGGCAGTGATGACAACATGGATGAAGCAACATACTAA